Proteins from one Scleropages formosus chromosome 14, fSclFor1.1, whole genome shotgun sequence genomic window:
- the LOC114912230 gene encoding uncharacterized protein LOC114912230 has translation MDLFPEPVSKPIVTTSCNETQCLLVCVGEETKHTKYSWKENDETVKEGNTLTVEKSGEQSKSYTCVFSNPKSEEHSDPLTEMDLFPDPVSKPSVTTSCSWTHCILTCVGEETKHTKYSWKENNETVKEGNTLTVEKSGEQSKSYTCVFSNPKSEEHSDPLTQMDLFPAKGSSAGPITGVNLPEEKRSEFYAEVKTVYQNVQELQSYAARFMDICT, from the exons ATGGACTTATTTCCAG AACCGGTGTCCAAACCCATTGTGACCACGTCCTGCAACGAGACCCAGTGCTTGTTGGTctgtgtgggagaggagacTAAACACACGAAATACTCCTGGAAAGAGAACGACGAAACTGTAAAGGAGGGAAACACCTTGACGGTGGAgaagagtggagagcagagtaaaagttacacctgtgtgttcagtaaccctaagagtgaggagcacagtgaccccCTCACTGAGATGGACTTATTTCCAG ATCCTGTGTCCAAACCCAGTGTGACCACGTCCTGCAGTTGGACCCACTGCATCCTGACctgtgtgggagaggagacTAAACACACGAAATactcctggaaagagaacaatgaaactgtaaaggagggaaacaccttgacggtggagaagagtggagagcagagtaaaagttacacctgtgtgttcagtaaccctaagagtgaggagcacagtgaccctCTCACTCAGATGGACTTATTTCCAG CCAAAGGTTCTTCAGCTGGTCCCATCACTG GTGTAAATCTCCCTGAGGAGAAGAGGAGCGAGTTCTATGCAG AGGTCAAGACAGTGTATCAGAATGTACAGGAACTGCAGTCCTATG CTGCCCGTTTCATGGACATTTGTACATAA